One segment of Streptomyces roseifaciens DNA contains the following:
- a CDS encoding TetR/AcrR family transcriptional regulator C-terminal ligand-binding domain-containing protein, whose amino-acid sequence MTHPQAAPAPERRGRPRNAALDTAVVETVLRLLEEGVTLGELSMERIAREAGVGKATVYRRWPGKEALMLDVMRSLEHAAPELAGESVRDDLVTLLETLRRRGLAKRSSAVLRTVLAQIKAHPGLWQEYHEKVVTARREAVHAVLRRGMATGEIRSDLDVELMGDLIVSPMLSRAMFHERADLPEDLPGKIVDAVLEGVRPR is encoded by the coding sequence ATGACCCACCCCCAGGCGGCCCCGGCTCCCGAGCGCCGCGGCCGCCCCCGCAACGCCGCCCTCGACACGGCCGTCGTCGAGACCGTCCTGCGCCTGCTCGAAGAGGGCGTGACGCTCGGCGAGCTGTCGATGGAGCGCATCGCGCGCGAGGCCGGCGTCGGCAAGGCCACGGTCTACCGCCGCTGGCCCGGCAAGGAGGCGCTGATGCTCGACGTCATGCGCTCCCTGGAGCACGCCGCCCCCGAGCTCGCCGGGGAGTCCGTACGGGACGACCTGGTCACGCTGCTGGAGACGCTGCGCCGGCGCGGCCTGGCCAAGCGCTCCTCGGCCGTCCTGCGCACGGTCCTCGCCCAGATCAAGGCCCACCCCGGCCTCTGGCAGGAGTACCACGAGAAGGTCGTCACGGCCCGCCGCGAGGCGGTCCACGCCGTCCTGCGGCGCGGCATGGCCACCGGCGAGATCCGCTCCGACCTGGACGTCGAGCTGATGGGCGACCTCATCGTCAGCCCCATGCTGTCGCGGGCCATGTTCCACGAGCGGGCGGACCTGCCGGAGGACCTCCCCGGGAAGATCGTCGACGCGGTCCTGGAAGGCGTGCGCCCCCGCTGA
- a CDS encoding endonuclease/exonuclease/phosphatase family protein, translating into MDRWRDRDVWRRGLVLAALAVLLGLLMLLHTQLPNRVGNLGSLTETFLPWLGLGIPVLFVLAIVRRSATALIALLLPVVTWVNLFGGLLSDKTAKGGNFTVATHNVNAENPDPAATARAVAASGADVVALEELTNASRYEKALAGTYKHHSVQGTVGIWSKYPLELVQPVDIRLGWVRALRATVRTPQGPVAVYVAHMPSVRVKFNAGFTAGQRDRSAEALGQAIAQEPEKRVILLGDLNGTMNDRSLAPITSQLRSAQGAAGDGFGFSWPASFPMARIDQIMVRGMDPVSAWTLPATKSDHLPVAARVRI; encoded by the coding sequence ATGGACCGGTGGCGGGACCGCGACGTCTGGCGGCGCGGCCTCGTCCTCGCCGCCCTCGCGGTCCTGCTCGGACTGCTGATGCTCCTGCACACCCAGCTGCCCAACCGGGTCGGCAACCTCGGCAGCCTGACCGAGACCTTCCTGCCCTGGCTCGGCCTGGGCATCCCCGTCCTGTTCGTCCTGGCGATCGTGCGCCGCTCGGCGACCGCGCTGATCGCGCTGCTGCTCCCGGTGGTCACCTGGGTGAACCTCTTCGGCGGCCTGCTCAGCGACAAGACCGCCAAGGGCGGCAACTTCACGGTGGCCACCCACAACGTCAACGCCGAGAACCCCGACCCCGCCGCCACGGCCCGGGCCGTCGCCGCCTCCGGGGCCGACGTGGTGGCCCTGGAGGAGCTCACCAACGCCTCGCGCTACGAGAAGGCGCTGGCGGGCACGTACAAGCACCACTCCGTGCAGGGCACGGTCGGCATATGGAGCAAGTACCCCCTGGAGCTGGTCCAGCCCGTCGACATCCGGCTCGGCTGGGTGCGCGCCCTGCGCGCCACCGTCCGCACCCCCCAGGGCCCCGTCGCCGTCTACGTCGCCCACATGCCGTCGGTGCGCGTCAAGTTCAACGCGGGCTTCACCGCCGGGCAGCGCGACCGCAGCGCCGAGGCGCTCGGCCAGGCCATCGCGCAGGAGCCGGAGAAGCGCGTCATCCTCCTCGGCGACCTCAACGGCACCATGAACGACCGCTCCCTGGCCCCCATCACCTCCCAGCTGCGCTCCGCCCAGGGCGCAGCGGGCGACGGCTTCGGCTTCAGCTGGCCGGCGAGCTTCCCCATGGCCCGCATCGACCAGATCATGGTGCGCGGCATGGACCCGGTCTCGGCGTGGACGCTGCCCGCGACGAAGAGCGACCACCTGCCGGTGGCGGCGCGGGTCAGGATCTGA
- a CDS encoding TetR/AcrR family transcriptional regulator: MGAIRTPREKWIEEGLRALSAGGPEAVRIESLAQALGVSKGGFYGYFRNRDALLAEMLDTWEREVTEAVVEQAESGGGDARAKLERLFAIVSAAAERPVTSVAAELAIREWARRDEAVAERLRRVDNRRMDYLRSLFGPICADEDEAEVRSLLTFSSRIGTRFMAADHGGRSHEEVMRLTRKWLLR, encoded by the coding sequence ATGGGCGCCATCCGTACGCCTCGCGAGAAGTGGATCGAGGAGGGGCTGCGCGCGCTCTCCGCCGGCGGCCCGGAGGCCGTCCGGATCGAGTCCCTGGCGCAGGCCCTCGGCGTCAGCAAGGGCGGCTTCTACGGCTACTTCCGCAACCGGGACGCGCTGCTCGCGGAGATGCTCGACACGTGGGAGCGCGAGGTCACCGAGGCGGTGGTGGAGCAGGCCGAGAGCGGCGGGGGAGACGCCCGGGCCAAGCTGGAGCGGCTGTTCGCGATCGTCTCGGCCGCCGCCGAGCGGCCGGTGACGAGCGTGGCGGCCGAGCTTGCGATCCGCGAGTGGGCCCGGCGCGACGAGGCGGTCGCGGAGCGGCTGCGGCGCGTCGACAACCGGCGCATGGACTACCTGCGCTCGCTGTTCGGCCCGATCTGCGCCGACGAGGACGAGGCCGAGGTCCGCAGCCTGCTCACCTTCTCCTCGCGGATCGGCACCCGCTTCATGGCCGCCGACCACGGGGGGCGCAGCCACGAGGAAGTGATGCGGCTGACCAGGAAGTGGCTCCTGAGGTAG